A single region of the Branchiostoma lanceolatum isolate klBraLanc5 chromosome 1, klBraLanc5.hap2, whole genome shotgun sequence genome encodes:
- the LOC136444536 gene encoding uncharacterized protein isoform X2: MASRRPTAAGNVSQAGSRRTDGSPQSPQRFGGRRSVTEPKASQPPTRPGGAARSNSVATGRSRRTRKESAVYRPLTSSQSRRRPTQPAASRATARSMQTITERSDTDSMIGSPVAERLRYVIPEDDPQLQRRMGIIQRYLHEKKLTADMKELCGMLLSMPDLPYNPYPGFVRRLRRNSEKFHMFREDNDDKITQLLENPTYATSLGYVSGVKGYNNVWGLSTILRCVDPGALRQYEWLLDDLTPKESSIHKEEGYSCQVLMALVGQSVFTSTFYPHPDIVAVRVSYVSVGPDAEQGISMFADSVVNDVNNMDNQNTHVYFGVSVPTKDEEFPGLWENVFWDQEMVLNNQGDFWNAISEATVNNKMATFEGVFRVDPFSDTFRRGQKQYELHFIEVSEKDKTERLVSFAEFPLGTLHEGVFLQKSHAEAYLNIFMPRHEVMDKDQPPPSMQPRYKSDLSKNDQAEDKDESKGGKKKSKDKQVRKKTKEEEKRDGEKGEEEGFVGSSGKYGPDSWQVKSPIREHIQRKIASMHPEAEVFDVAYNAILLILMDRNAYQPTALIQIYRLLRSTAARLSSIMEHNNMLRSLVAKYEGVLQSHFVQGEFKKYKDALLGLLDSSLLERSSDMNSAYIDIQQRFTGVIGSDDAVDPHSIPLNKKTLSILRSINQYCSCIQLQLIEDCLIHAPILDEIIQMMYLTFPEEMPRPQTRQMERRQDKKKKKGAAPLVSEIFTHGAEDPDLLKHDKLAVDVEIGIERASVPKVIAVEAVLMQYMVDTKLDETWHDFLVELLCGAYLPPNPYPRFVTAMRQSALKMELWTENPERLVQKLVHRSERMIDPDNYIYHIPGTEAYGHVSALMILDIGHFRLVSNLADLLVNQEAPKRRGSFKIFQALGIAGASGLYGRMAPYLLKMELHEHTYFKGPKGCSGEALQSYLSIVYDHLIDLYRTGTILVYGVFLGDSGERWSIHAVIQRKNAFMAELERTLQCQEPAFVKVFVVQEKGWRYVPVEKHFLLHYVEDDEDQVQRYFPYNTASLYQNIFLVREKARFHFVYGGPEDNQDPFTGPNLRAACMHVDHLIKYYLERNDLLSVYRWLTSRALMHQHMSYLPDCWRMQHSPAATVEYLNTLNMNMQELVLYELERTGRMLGEHDVLVGNQLIKLTQPEEDESPLNTILLGKMANAYRQKVSVLLKSAAAMAPRSLEEMVQSKLQIITERDPITKELFLLIDGETLKRLQDVRDMMQHIQDSVVNDVHNCCREAQQAIKVIAMETQARTSRQRVTLESGRSTDGLSDSRLRIAPGWSENDRVSDDRW, encoded by the exons ATGGCATCACGGAGACCGACTGCGGCTGGAAATGTGTCTCAAGCAGGCAGCAGAAGAACGGATGGATCCCCACAATCTCCACAGA GATTTGGAGGCAGGAGATCAGTAACTGAACCAAAAGCTTCTCAACCCCCTACCAGACCAGGTGGTGCGGCCCGATCCAACAGTGTTGCTACAGGTCGCTCCAGAAGGACCAGGAAG GAGTCAGCTGTGTATCGTCCACTGACTTCGTCACAGTCCCGCCGGCGGCCAACGCAACCCGCGGCTTCCCGAGCAACAGCGCGCTCCATGCAAACCATCACTGAACGATCAGATACTGATTCTATG ATTGGGAGCCCGGTAGCAGAACGTCTGCGTTATGTCATACCAGAGGATGACCCTCAGCTCCAGAGAAGGATGGGGATCATACAGAGGTACCTGCATGAGAAGAAACTGACAGCCGACATGAAGGAGCTTTGTGGGATGCTACTGAGCATGCCCGACCTTCCATATAACCCGTATCCAGGCTTTGTACGGAGGCTGAGGAGGAACTCTGAAAA ATTCCACATGTTCAGGGAGGACAATGATGATAAGATAACCCAGCTCTTAG AGAACCCTACATACGCGACATCTCTTGGCTACGTGAGTGGTGTGAAGGGTTACAACAATGTTTGGGGCCTGTCCACGATCCTACGCTGTGTAGACCCGGGCGCTCTCCGGCAATACGAATGGCTTCTGGATGACCTGACTCCAAAAGAGTCCTCCATACACAAGGAGGAAGGTTACAGT TGCCAGGTTCTGATGGCCCTGGTTGGTCAGAGTGTGTTCACCAGCACATTCTACCCCCATCCGGACATCGTAGCGGTCAGGGTCTCCTACGTGTCAGTAGGACCAGATGCTGAACAG GGAATTTCCATGTTTGCAGACAGTGTTGTGAACGACGTCAACAACATGGACAATCAGAACACTCATGTCTACTTCG GTGTCAGTGTTCCCACCAAGGATGAGGAGTTCCCTGGCCTGTGGGAAAATGTCTTCTGGGACCAGGAGATGGTCTTGAATAACCAG GGTGATTTCTGGAATGCTATATCTGAAGCAACAGTCAACAATAAGATGGCTACTTTTGAG GGAGTTTTCAGAGTTGACCCTTTCTCCGACACATTCCGGAGGGGACAGAAGCAGTATGAACTTCACTTCATCGAAGTCTCAGAAAAAGATAAGACAGAAAG gtTGGTGAGTTTTGCAGAGTTTCCACTTGGTACCCTCCATGAAGGAGTGTTCCTGCAGAAGTCCCATGCTGAGGCTTACCTGAACATCTTCATGCCGCGGCACGAGGTCATGGATAAGGACCAGCCACCACCCTCCATGCAACCACGCTACAAGTCAGACCTCTCAAAAAATGACCAAG CCGAAGACAAGGATGAGTCTAAAGGTGGCAAGAAGAAGTCTAAAGACAAGCAGGTTAGGAAGAAGACcaaggaagaagaaaagaggGATGGAGAGAAAGGGGAGGAGGAGGGGTTTGTAGGGTCATCTGGGAAGTATGGTCCAGACTCCTGGCAGGTTAAATCACCCATCAG GGAGCATATACAAAGGAAGATAGCCAGTATGCACCCTGAGGCAGAGGTCTTTGATGTTGCCTACAATGCAATCCTTCTCATCCTTATGGACAG GAATGCCTACCAGCCCACCGCACTGATCCAAATCTACAGACTGCTGCGTAGCACGGCAGCCAGGCTTAGTTCCATCATGGAACACAACAACATGTTACGCAGCCTGGTGGCAAAGTACGAAGGG GTTTTGCAGTCCCATTTTGTACAAGGAGAGTTCAAGAAGTACAAAGATGCACTCTTAGGCCTTCTAGATAGCAGCCT GCTGGAGAGGTCCTCCGACATGAATTCAGCTTACATTGACATTCAGCAGAGGTTTACTGGGGTGATAGGATCAGATGACGCTGTAGACCCACACAGCATCCCTCTCAACAAGAAG ACACTGTCCATCCTGCGTAGCATCAACCAGTACTGCTCCTGCATCCAGCTGCAGCTGATTGAAGACTGCCTGATACACGCCCCCATCCTGGAT GAGATTATCCAGATGATGTACTTGACCTTCCCTGAGGAGATGCCACGCCCACAGACCAGACAGATGGAGAGAAGACAG gacaagaagaagaaaaaaggagcTGCCCCTCTGGTGTCTGAGATCTTCACACACGGTGCTGAGGACCCAGATCTCCTCAAGCATGACAAACTGG CTGTAGATGTGGAGATTGGTATAGAGCGGGCATCTGTGCCAAAAGTCATTGCCGTGGAGGCTGTCCTAATGCAG TACATGGTGGACACAAAGCTGGATGAGACCTGGCACGACTTTCTGGTGGAACTGTTGTGTGGTGCCTACCTGCCCCCGAACCCCTACCCACGCTTTGTCACTGCCATGAGACAGTCAGCACTCAA GATGGAACTGTGGACAGAAAATCCGGAAAGGTTGGTGCAGAAACTTGTTCACCGGTCGGAAAGAATGATCGACCCTGACAACTACATCTACCACATCCCGGGGACCGAGGCGTACGGCCATGTCAGCGCCCTGATGATCCTAGACATTGGGCATTTCCGCCTGGTCTCCAACCTTGCTGACTTGCTCGTTAACCAGGAGGCACCCAAGAGGAGGGGAAGTTTCAAG ATATTCCAGGCCTTGGGTATCGCAGGGGCTAGTGGGCTGTATGGAAGGATGGCCCCCTACCTTTTGAAGATGGAGCTGCATGAACATACTTACTTCAAGGGACCCAAGGGCTGTAGCGGGGAGGCCTTGCAGTCCTACCTTTCAATTG TGTATGACCACCTGATAGACCTGTACAGGACTGGTACTATCCTGGTGTATGGTGTGTTTCTGGGTGACAGTGGGGAGAGGTGGTCCATCCATGCTGTCATACAGAGGAAGAACGCATTCATGGCAGAGTTGGAGAGGACACTACAGTGCCAGGAACCTGCCTTTGTCAAG GTGTTTGTAGTGCAGGAGAAGGGGTGGAGATATGTGCCTGTAGAGAAGCACTTCCTGCTGCACTATGTGGAGGATGATGAAGACCA GGTTCAAAGATACTTTCCCTACAACACAGCATCCCTCTACCAGAACATTTTCCTGGTCAGAGAAAAG GCTAGATTCCACTTTGTATATGGGGGACCTGAAGACAACCAGGACCCTTTCACAGGACCAAACCTTCGGGCAGCCTGCATGCATGTAGACCACCTCATAAA GTATTACCTGGAGAGGAATGACCTGCTGTCTGTGTACAGGTGGCTGACCTCAAGGGCACTCATGCACCAG CACATGTCGTATCTTCCTGACTGCTGGAGGATGCAGCACAGCCCAGCGGCTACAGTAGAGTACCTGAACACCCTGAACATGAACATGCAGGAGCTGGTTCTGTACGAGCTGGAGCGGACCGGCCGCATGCTGGGGGAACATGACGTCCTGGTCGGCAACCAGCTCATCAAACTCACCCAGCCTGAGGAGGATGAG AGCCCTCTCAACACAATCCTGTTGGGGAAGATGGCCAACGCATATCGTCAGAAAGTGAGTGTTTTACTGAAGAGTGCGGCAGCCATGGCaccccgttccctggaggagATGGTGCAGTCCAAACTACAGATTATCACAGAGAGGGACCCCATCACTAAGGAGCTGTTCCTGCTGATAGATGGGGAG
- the LOC136444536 gene encoding uncharacterized protein isoform X1, producing the protein MASRRPTAAGNVSQAGSRRTDGSPQSPQTGFGGRRSVTEPKASQPPTRPGGAARSNSVATGRSRRTRKESAVYRPLTSSQSRRRPTQPAASRATARSMQTITERSDTDSMIGSPVAERLRYVIPEDDPQLQRRMGIIQRYLHEKKLTADMKELCGMLLSMPDLPYNPYPGFVRRLRRNSEKFHMFREDNDDKITQLLENPTYATSLGYVSGVKGYNNVWGLSTILRCVDPGALRQYEWLLDDLTPKESSIHKEEGYSCQVLMALVGQSVFTSTFYPHPDIVAVRVSYVSVGPDAEQGISMFADSVVNDVNNMDNQNTHVYFGVSVPTKDEEFPGLWENVFWDQEMVLNNQGDFWNAISEATVNNKMATFEGVFRVDPFSDTFRRGQKQYELHFIEVSEKDKTERLVSFAEFPLGTLHEGVFLQKSHAEAYLNIFMPRHEVMDKDQPPPSMQPRYKSDLSKNDQAEDKDESKGGKKKSKDKQVRKKTKEEEKRDGEKGEEEGFVGSSGKYGPDSWQVKSPIREHIQRKIASMHPEAEVFDVAYNAILLILMDRNAYQPTALIQIYRLLRSTAARLSSIMEHNNMLRSLVAKYEGVLQSHFVQGEFKKYKDALLGLLDSSLLERSSDMNSAYIDIQQRFTGVIGSDDAVDPHSIPLNKKTLSILRSINQYCSCIQLQLIEDCLIHAPILDEIIQMMYLTFPEEMPRPQTRQMERRQDKKKKKGAAPLVSEIFTHGAEDPDLLKHDKLAVDVEIGIERASVPKVIAVEAVLMQYMVDTKLDETWHDFLVELLCGAYLPPNPYPRFVTAMRQSALKMELWTENPERLVQKLVHRSERMIDPDNYIYHIPGTEAYGHVSALMILDIGHFRLVSNLADLLVNQEAPKRRGSFKIFQALGIAGASGLYGRMAPYLLKMELHEHTYFKGPKGCSGEALQSYLSIVYDHLIDLYRTGTILVYGVFLGDSGERWSIHAVIQRKNAFMAELERTLQCQEPAFVKVFVVQEKGWRYVPVEKHFLLHYVEDDEDQVQRYFPYNTASLYQNIFLVREKARFHFVYGGPEDNQDPFTGPNLRAACMHVDHLIKYYLERNDLLSVYRWLTSRALMHQHMSYLPDCWRMQHSPAATVEYLNTLNMNMQELVLYELERTGRMLGEHDVLVGNQLIKLTQPEEDESPLNTILLGKMANAYRQKVSVLLKSAAAMAPRSLEEMVQSKLQIITERDPITKELFLLIDGETLKRLQDVRDMMQHIQDSVVNDVHNCCREAQQAIKVIAMETQARTSRQRVTLESGRSTDGLSDSRLRIAPGWSENDRVSDDRW; encoded by the exons ATGGCATCACGGAGACCGACTGCGGCTGGAAATGTGTCTCAAGCAGGCAGCAGAAGAACGGATGGATCCCCACAATCTCCACAGA CAGGATTTGGAGGCAGGAGATCAGTAACTGAACCAAAAGCTTCTCAACCCCCTACCAGACCAGGTGGTGCGGCCCGATCCAACAGTGTTGCTACAGGTCGCTCCAGAAGGACCAGGAAG GAGTCAGCTGTGTATCGTCCACTGACTTCGTCACAGTCCCGCCGGCGGCCAACGCAACCCGCGGCTTCCCGAGCAACAGCGCGCTCCATGCAAACCATCACTGAACGATCAGATACTGATTCTATG ATTGGGAGCCCGGTAGCAGAACGTCTGCGTTATGTCATACCAGAGGATGACCCTCAGCTCCAGAGAAGGATGGGGATCATACAGAGGTACCTGCATGAGAAGAAACTGACAGCCGACATGAAGGAGCTTTGTGGGATGCTACTGAGCATGCCCGACCTTCCATATAACCCGTATCCAGGCTTTGTACGGAGGCTGAGGAGGAACTCTGAAAA ATTCCACATGTTCAGGGAGGACAATGATGATAAGATAACCCAGCTCTTAG AGAACCCTACATACGCGACATCTCTTGGCTACGTGAGTGGTGTGAAGGGTTACAACAATGTTTGGGGCCTGTCCACGATCCTACGCTGTGTAGACCCGGGCGCTCTCCGGCAATACGAATGGCTTCTGGATGACCTGACTCCAAAAGAGTCCTCCATACACAAGGAGGAAGGTTACAGT TGCCAGGTTCTGATGGCCCTGGTTGGTCAGAGTGTGTTCACCAGCACATTCTACCCCCATCCGGACATCGTAGCGGTCAGGGTCTCCTACGTGTCAGTAGGACCAGATGCTGAACAG GGAATTTCCATGTTTGCAGACAGTGTTGTGAACGACGTCAACAACATGGACAATCAGAACACTCATGTCTACTTCG GTGTCAGTGTTCCCACCAAGGATGAGGAGTTCCCTGGCCTGTGGGAAAATGTCTTCTGGGACCAGGAGATGGTCTTGAATAACCAG GGTGATTTCTGGAATGCTATATCTGAAGCAACAGTCAACAATAAGATGGCTACTTTTGAG GGAGTTTTCAGAGTTGACCCTTTCTCCGACACATTCCGGAGGGGACAGAAGCAGTATGAACTTCACTTCATCGAAGTCTCAGAAAAAGATAAGACAGAAAG gtTGGTGAGTTTTGCAGAGTTTCCACTTGGTACCCTCCATGAAGGAGTGTTCCTGCAGAAGTCCCATGCTGAGGCTTACCTGAACATCTTCATGCCGCGGCACGAGGTCATGGATAAGGACCAGCCACCACCCTCCATGCAACCACGCTACAAGTCAGACCTCTCAAAAAATGACCAAG CCGAAGACAAGGATGAGTCTAAAGGTGGCAAGAAGAAGTCTAAAGACAAGCAGGTTAGGAAGAAGACcaaggaagaagaaaagaggGATGGAGAGAAAGGGGAGGAGGAGGGGTTTGTAGGGTCATCTGGGAAGTATGGTCCAGACTCCTGGCAGGTTAAATCACCCATCAG GGAGCATATACAAAGGAAGATAGCCAGTATGCACCCTGAGGCAGAGGTCTTTGATGTTGCCTACAATGCAATCCTTCTCATCCTTATGGACAG GAATGCCTACCAGCCCACCGCACTGATCCAAATCTACAGACTGCTGCGTAGCACGGCAGCCAGGCTTAGTTCCATCATGGAACACAACAACATGTTACGCAGCCTGGTGGCAAAGTACGAAGGG GTTTTGCAGTCCCATTTTGTACAAGGAGAGTTCAAGAAGTACAAAGATGCACTCTTAGGCCTTCTAGATAGCAGCCT GCTGGAGAGGTCCTCCGACATGAATTCAGCTTACATTGACATTCAGCAGAGGTTTACTGGGGTGATAGGATCAGATGACGCTGTAGACCCACACAGCATCCCTCTCAACAAGAAG ACACTGTCCATCCTGCGTAGCATCAACCAGTACTGCTCCTGCATCCAGCTGCAGCTGATTGAAGACTGCCTGATACACGCCCCCATCCTGGAT GAGATTATCCAGATGATGTACTTGACCTTCCCTGAGGAGATGCCACGCCCACAGACCAGACAGATGGAGAGAAGACAG gacaagaagaagaaaaaaggagcTGCCCCTCTGGTGTCTGAGATCTTCACACACGGTGCTGAGGACCCAGATCTCCTCAAGCATGACAAACTGG CTGTAGATGTGGAGATTGGTATAGAGCGGGCATCTGTGCCAAAAGTCATTGCCGTGGAGGCTGTCCTAATGCAG TACATGGTGGACACAAAGCTGGATGAGACCTGGCACGACTTTCTGGTGGAACTGTTGTGTGGTGCCTACCTGCCCCCGAACCCCTACCCACGCTTTGTCACTGCCATGAGACAGTCAGCACTCAA GATGGAACTGTGGACAGAAAATCCGGAAAGGTTGGTGCAGAAACTTGTTCACCGGTCGGAAAGAATGATCGACCCTGACAACTACATCTACCACATCCCGGGGACCGAGGCGTACGGCCATGTCAGCGCCCTGATGATCCTAGACATTGGGCATTTCCGCCTGGTCTCCAACCTTGCTGACTTGCTCGTTAACCAGGAGGCACCCAAGAGGAGGGGAAGTTTCAAG ATATTCCAGGCCTTGGGTATCGCAGGGGCTAGTGGGCTGTATGGAAGGATGGCCCCCTACCTTTTGAAGATGGAGCTGCATGAACATACTTACTTCAAGGGACCCAAGGGCTGTAGCGGGGAGGCCTTGCAGTCCTACCTTTCAATTG TGTATGACCACCTGATAGACCTGTACAGGACTGGTACTATCCTGGTGTATGGTGTGTTTCTGGGTGACAGTGGGGAGAGGTGGTCCATCCATGCTGTCATACAGAGGAAGAACGCATTCATGGCAGAGTTGGAGAGGACACTACAGTGCCAGGAACCTGCCTTTGTCAAG GTGTTTGTAGTGCAGGAGAAGGGGTGGAGATATGTGCCTGTAGAGAAGCACTTCCTGCTGCACTATGTGGAGGATGATGAAGACCA GGTTCAAAGATACTTTCCCTACAACACAGCATCCCTCTACCAGAACATTTTCCTGGTCAGAGAAAAG GCTAGATTCCACTTTGTATATGGGGGACCTGAAGACAACCAGGACCCTTTCACAGGACCAAACCTTCGGGCAGCCTGCATGCATGTAGACCACCTCATAAA GTATTACCTGGAGAGGAATGACCTGCTGTCTGTGTACAGGTGGCTGACCTCAAGGGCACTCATGCACCAG CACATGTCGTATCTTCCTGACTGCTGGAGGATGCAGCACAGCCCAGCGGCTACAGTAGAGTACCTGAACACCCTGAACATGAACATGCAGGAGCTGGTTCTGTACGAGCTGGAGCGGACCGGCCGCATGCTGGGGGAACATGACGTCCTGGTCGGCAACCAGCTCATCAAACTCACCCAGCCTGAGGAGGATGAG AGCCCTCTCAACACAATCCTGTTGGGGAAGATGGCCAACGCATATCGTCAGAAAGTGAGTGTTTTACTGAAGAGTGCGGCAGCCATGGCaccccgttccctggaggagATGGTGCAGTCCAAACTACAGATTATCACAGAGAGGGACCCCATCACTAAGGAGCTGTTCCTGCTGATAGATGGGGAG